The following is a genomic window from Ailuropoda melanoleuca isolate Jingjing unplaced genomic scaffold, ASM200744v2 unplaced-scaffold64009, whole genome shotgun sequence.
CCAGGCAAGCGCAGGGCAGCTGCCTTCTGTTCCTTCCAGGGAAAGACTCGGGATCATGCCACATACCTGGGTCTTCCCTTGCAGGATGCTGCCCAGGAACTGCCAGATGCTGCTTTTCTCTGCCACCTTCGAAGACTCCGTATGGAAATTTGCCCAGAAAGTGGTCCCAGACCCAAACATTATCAAACTGAAGCGTGAGGAGGAGACCTTGGACACCATCAAGCAGTATTACGTCCTGTGCAATAACAGAGATGAGAAGTTCCAGGCCTTGTGTAACCTCTACGGGGCCATCACCattgctcaggccatgatcttctGCCATGTGAGTAGCAGTGGCAGCAGCAGGCCTGCCGGGGGAGGAGCTGCACTGGAGGgtgtgcccctct
Proteins encoded in this region:
- the LOC109488811 gene encoding ATP-dependent RNA helicase DDX19A-like, which translates into the protein HLVSTVERGQKISEHIVIGTPGTVLDWCAKLKFIDPKKIKVFVLDEADVMIATQGHQDQSIRIQRMLPRNCQMLLFSATFEDSVWKFAQKVVPDPNIIKLKREEETLDTIKQYYVLCNNRDEKFQALCNLYGAITIAQAMIFCHVSSSGSSRPAGGGAALEGVPLSLSASSTAVLSRTRCPVWPERK